A single Bacteroidota bacterium DNA region contains:
- a CDS encoding NADP-dependent glyceraldehyde-3-phosphate dehydrogenase yields the protein MENIFPQWSDIPAEYRIDKAVHQNEYLINGQLLKWDGPFQDVVSPVYLNEQGTLTPKFLGHYPLLTQAQSMAALDAAVAAFDHGRGLWPTMSVEDRIYHLELFTLKMMETREEVVRLLMWEIGKTLGDAQKEFDRTVDYIRDTIQSLKELDRTSSRFSIEQGIMAQIRRAPFGVALCMGPYNYPLNETFTTLIPALIMGNVIIFKPPKFGVLLHSPLLKAFKESFPPGVINTVYGDGESVIRPLMESGKIDVLAFIGSSRVADILKHQHPKPHRMRSVLGLEAKNAAIILKDADIEQVTTEVVLGALSYNGQRCTALKIIFVHESIAEPFLTKFSEKVSALKAGMPWEKDVKITPLPEAGKIEYLNTLIEDAQKYGAKIINANGGNCNRTVFFPAVLFPVNEKMRVYHEEQFGPVVPVVAFSSINEPVEYIINSNYGQQVSIFGNDADEISELIDPLVNQVCRVNINSQCQRGPDSFPFTGRKDSAEGTLSVSDALRVFSIRTLVAAKSSPTNNALVKEIIRENKSNFLSTDFIF from the coding sequence ATGGAAAATATATTTCCTCAATGGTCGGATATTCCTGCTGAATACCGCATAGACAAAGCTGTTCACCAAAATGAGTATTTAATTAACGGGCAACTTTTAAAGTGGGATGGTCCATTTCAGGATGTTGTGTCGCCTGTTTACCTGAATGAACAAGGAACGCTTACGCCGAAATTTTTAGGACATTATCCATTGCTCACACAGGCACAGTCAATGGCCGCGCTTGATGCTGCAGTAGCGGCATTTGACCATGGTCGCGGATTATGGCCAACCATGTCAGTTGAAGACCGGATTTATCATCTTGAACTTTTTACATTGAAGATGATGGAAACACGCGAAGAAGTTGTAAGGTTGTTGATGTGGGAAATCGGGAAAACGCTTGGTGATGCACAGAAAGAATTTGACAGAACGGTTGATTATATCCGCGATACAATACAGTCGCTAAAAGAGCTCGACCGCACATCCTCACGTTTCTCAATAGAACAGGGCATTATGGCTCAGATACGACGCGCACCCTTCGGAGTAGCATTGTGTATGGGACCTTACAATTATCCGCTCAACGAAACATTCACAACCCTGATTCCGGCGCTTATCATGGGCAACGTAATTATTTTCAAACCGCCAAAGTTTGGTGTGCTGCTGCATTCGCCGCTATTGAAGGCATTCAAAGAATCGTTCCCTCCGGGCGTCATCAACACAGTTTATGGCGACGGCGAATCGGTAATACGTCCGCTCATGGAATCCGGAAAAATAGACGTACTTGCATTCATCGGCTCGAGCCGCGTGGCTGATATCCTGAAACATCAGCATCCAAAGCCGCACCGTATGCGCAGTGTACTTGGCCTCGAAGCAAAAAATGCGGCAATTATACTTAAAGATGCCGACATTGAACAGGTAACAACAGAAGTTGTACTGGGTGCATTATCTTACAATGGGCAACGTTGCACCGCATTAAAAATAATTTTCGTACATGAAAGTATTGCTGAGCCATTTTTAACAAAATTCTCAGAAAAAGTATCGGCACTTAAAGCCGGTATGCCATGGGAAAAAGATGTTAAAATCACACCCCTTCCTGAGGCAGGTAAAATTGAATACCTGAATACACTCATTGAAGATGCACAAAAATACGGCGCAAAAATTATCAATGCGAACGGAGGAAATTGCAACCGGACTGTTTTCTTTCCGGCAGTGCTGTTCCCGGTAAATGAGAAGATGCGTGTTTATCACGAGGAACAATTCGGACCGGTGGTTCCGGTGGTTGCTTTTAGCAGCATCAATGAACCGGTTGAATACATTATCAATTCAAATTACGGACAGCAGGTAAGTATTTTTGGTAATGATGCCGATGAGATTTCGGAACTGATAGACCCCTTGGTAAATCAGGTTTGCCGAGTAAATATTAACAGTCAGTGCCAAAGAGGTCCTGACAGTTTTCCGTTTACCGGGAGAAAAGATTCCGCCGAAGGCACCTTATCCGTGTCTGATGCATTGCGTGTATTCTCTATCCGGACACTTGTTGCAGCAAAATCGAGCCCGACGAATAATGCACTTGTAAAAGAGATTATCCGTGAGAATAAATCAAATTTTCTGAGTACTGATTTTATTTTTTAA